A region of Armatimonadota bacterium DNA encodes the following proteins:
- a CDS encoding minor capsid protein, which produces MPLLRATKMICTIASDLTPQAQAIREATLKSLHARDLYSEQIAHELTQSLKTAQEQVRKVLLNYKSLGSLPDNKLAALKGLEKLDAEIGDLMKTLKKEQTLVFRKASRASFRSGIYHGIGEFVAAQLPFYRDLAPDGIDKLTTSMFTLIDTDALDFIVNYNLVLAADVHRELSDGIKRTILSGIATGKGVDDIVRDLGRVIENKESFRNAGSKVFSRAQYRMEMIARTEVLRAHNQGRIKFYQQVGVQKLEWMAVEDERMCPVCGGLDGQVFDIDKFPNIPAHPLCRCQSLPAWPLVVSGGELGAAATKDKPACILSPQAIQEQARRKIEEEKMLKGAFESGQIADLSALTVKQLQTLAKQNGISIARTKSDFIKLLDLVEPGVHHSDLSGAVLQAKIGQYNIAALRGKDELVKLLAEKQAAIRKAKALEEAAKNAISQEGLAALSVAKLREMAKDQGIPLSLTKSEVIEMLDTLEPGVDHSGLAGKALAAAKARHNIGSIKNKDQLINALEKVAGQKMALRVLRDKQP; this is translated from the coding sequence ATGCCGCTTCTTCGTGCGACAAAGATGATCTGCACTATTGCATCGGATTTAACTCCGCAGGCTCAGGCGATCCGCGAAGCCACGCTCAAGAGTCTACATGCCCGTGACCTATACTCCGAGCAGATCGCGCACGAACTGACACAGTCCTTAAAGACCGCGCAGGAACAGGTACGCAAAGTGCTCCTCAACTATAAGAGCCTGGGGTCACTGCCCGACAACAAACTCGCCGCCTTGAAAGGTCTTGAGAAGCTGGACGCGGAGATAGGCGACCTGATGAAGACGCTCAAGAAAGAGCAGACTCTGGTGTTCCGCAAGGCTTCCCGCGCGTCGTTCAGGTCTGGCATATATCACGGCATCGGGGAATTCGTCGCGGCGCAGTTGCCTTTCTACCGTGATCTTGCACCAGACGGGATAGACAAGCTCACCACGTCTATGTTTACCCTTATCGACACCGACGCGCTCGATTTTATTGTCAACTACAACCTCGTGCTTGCAGCCGATGTGCATCGGGAGCTTTCAGACGGCATCAAGCGCACGATCCTCTCCGGGATTGCCACAGGCAAAGGGGTAGACGACATCGTCCGCGACCTGGGCAGGGTCATCGAGAACAAGGAATCATTCCGCAACGCGGGAAGCAAGGTGTTCAGCCGGGCGCAGTATCGCATGGAGATGATTGCCCGCACCGAAGTCCTGCGCGCTCACAACCAGGGTCGCATCAAGTTTTACCAGCAGGTCGGCGTTCAGAAGCTCGAATGGATGGCTGTGGAAGACGAGCGGATGTGCCCTGTCTGCGGCGGTCTCGACGGCCAAGTATTCGACATTGACAAATTCCCCAACATCCCGGCACATCCTCTATGCCGCTGCCAGTCTCTGCCAGCATGGCCGCTGGTTGTAAGCGGCGGCGAACTCGGCGCTGCGGCTACCAAGGATAAGCCCGCCTGCATTCTATCTCCGCAGGCGATCCAGGAGCAGGCAAGACGGAAGATAGAGGAAGAGAAGATGCTCAAGGGCGCATTCGAGTCAGGCCAGATCGCGGATTTGAGCGCCCTTACGGTAAAACAGCTACAGACGCTGGCAAAACAAAACGGCATATCAATCGCGCGCACCAAGTCCGACTTCATCAAGCTGCTTGATCTGGTGGAGCCGGGGGTTCACCACAGTGATCTATCGGGAGCGGTGCTGCAGGCGAAGATAGGGCAGTACAACATCGCGGCGTTACGGGGTAAAGACGAACTCGTGAAGCTGTTGGCCGAAAAGCAGGCTGCAATCAGGAAGGCGAAGGCTCTTGAGGAAGCCGCGAAGAACGCGATCTCTCAGGAAGGTCTTGCCGCTCTCAGCGTGGCCAAACTCAGGGAGATGGCCAAAGATCAAGGTATTCCTCTGAGCCTTACGAAGAGCGAGGTTATTGAAATGCTGGATACGCTCGAACCCGGAGTGGATCACTCAGGTCTTGCCGGAAAAGCGCTCGCTGCTGCGAAAGCCAGGCATAACATCGGGTCCATCAAGAATAAGGATCAGCTCATAAATGCTTTGGAGAAGGTCGCCGGTCAAAAGATGGCGCTTCGTGTTCTCCGAGATAAGCAGCCCTGA
- a CDS encoding tyrosine-type recombinase/integrase, producing the protein MPTNTSIRLLQPSSSLEQAIDDFAVRLRAQGRSELTVSAYLRDLHCFARAIPGIGIYEVTPTIMDTALADPALICSENGSLKSPATMYRLKATLRAFFTWAAESGLVESNPGRSITSRRLSRKLPKFLTEHEKRRLIKELHDRTSPLARRDRVIFELFLGTGIRIAELVSLDIDDVDLDGKHIYITGKGGIPQAKFLKSSLRTLLRSYLKERHRLTGSEVTALFVSSRGTRLCCRQIAQRLAYWLGKAGIQKNVTPHGLRHTFATHLYAATSDVRLVKEALGHLCIGSTEVYTHLANEPLEDAIERL; encoded by the coding sequence ATGCCGACGAACACATCGATCCGGCTGCTGCAGCCTAGCAGCAGTCTCGAACAGGCAATAGATGACTTCGCGGTAAGGCTCCGGGCACAAGGTCGCTCGGAGCTTACCGTTTCCGCCTACCTGCGCGACCTGCACTGCTTTGCCAGAGCCATACCGGGCATTGGAATATACGAAGTGACGCCTACGATAATGGACACGGCGCTCGCCGATCCCGCACTGATCTGCTCCGAAAATGGCTCGCTGAAGTCCCCTGCGACAATGTATCGGCTGAAGGCCACGCTGCGAGCCTTCTTCACCTGGGCTGCCGAAAGCGGCCTGGTGGAATCCAACCCGGGCAGGTCGATCACGTCCAGACGACTCTCCCGTAAGCTGCCGAAGTTCCTCACCGAACACGAGAAGCGCAGGCTTATTAAGGAACTGCACGACCGAACCAGTCCGCTCGCACGCCGCGACCGGGTCATCTTTGAACTCTTCCTCGGCACCGGAATTCGCATAGCCGAACTTGTGAGCCTCGACATCGACGACGTCGATCTTGACGGCAAACACATCTACATCACAGGCAAGGGCGGCATCCCGCAGGCCAAGTTCCTGAAATCGTCCCTGCGGACGCTACTGCGCAGTTACCTCAAAGAGCGCCACCGACTGACAGGCTCCGAGGTCACCGCACTGTTTGTTTCCTCTCGCGGAACGAGGCTCTGCTGCCGACAGATCGCCCAGCGCCTTGCTTACTGGCTCGGCAAAGCCGGAATCCAGAAGAACGTCACGCCGCACGGACTGCGGCACACCTTCGCTACTCACCTCTATGCCGCTACTTCCGATGTGCGGCTGGTCAAGGAAGCCCTCGGCCACCTATGCATCGGCAGCACCGAAGTCTACACTCACCTTGCGAACGAACCACTCGAAGACGCGATAGAGCGACTCTGA
- a CDS encoding DNA adenine methylase produces the protein MQLFATDLDRLAFLLETDASRHLELLLAQAAELITEELPEDKRPKYITNYIGSKQKLVDWIWKNTPEDVGSVLDAFCGSAVVAYMYKTKGLCVLANDRLHYSYHAARAIIENDSVRISQDELDGLLADNPKAGTFVRDNFKGLFFASGVHAIIDTIRANINKLDGFKKDIALFALGKTCLSGKGGFGHFSSSTNYGKFQDSPEEFRNRFADNIARINALIFNNGKECKAYRKDINDVLSDARVELAYFDPPYATEFSTTNYEKSYHFIEGLMTYWDGLEINTDSKTRHYETDHKSVTKANANEFFGTFLANARHIPNWLISYRDHAYPNESEMKGIISVNGMSSRMQSQKHRYSISSKYSENSDAVERLFICSRAKEMKQAASVRPACSQMQTQAEWDETANEIRYRVRDPEQFQPDSIRRKALEGVDGISIITGRLKEEFVPDGHDPKSMVLQSYRFAKKTDDNAYGWTMEKAKQWITEHELEASKAEVRIEDNMQALADAPFAESLDLLSCQAGTDDPVKVTGFMGNKYVMLGWIERQVPKDAKTVLDAFSGGANVAYHLKRRGMKVIANDLLLYPYHIARAVVENSHETLSNEDIERILAPNSNAGTFIVDNFHGYYYTKKVLAWLDQVWSNIQKLSGYKKDLALAALGNTVKAKSMFGQFHRSKINLKADMDADAGIKENQLVSIPVTHMVESFRRYASQLNKLVFDNGQECKAFCGDAVEAVRKYGADVLYLDPPYITEFSNNDYEFSLHFVEGLMNRWADKELLNDNRRSYKSRTHYDRDSIRSLIDNLASEARGKYETVIMSYRDRAFPTEKEIKDMFAQRFGHVRVRGMDVEYGIVLGKGSEGKTARELLFVASNSGRVPKSTAASLAANCHTSIPVEVAISGDSSLSASAVDINPNAGDPQFGFIMCRAGTNKNGDHFTADELASRYTTAINKKIDLKHSQDLTDIVGGIIASEFVEDETGGRVECAGELYVADSPTAALAYKLMKRGIIAQVSMECDYESGECSVCGKKVTNKSDYCIHLRKSKGGEYQGKPVFEILHGVTFTGLGLLDRKGADENARITQVASDMTGHTTSGGDSVDDDKKDQLTDEQREEAAKKKDSGGGGASMDDKARIKELEDENKQLKQQVSDMQKQIAELEAESKAVANKSRAAKLIDKLEKSGMSFASDDEREKELGRLSELSDDAFAATEAAYDRAISTKPADSKSSEADGAGDKGKSESKSDQTDKQMRTDAGVRPLDVDDKKTSLEDKLRDGFMVAYRDRVGAGQSK, from the coding sequence ATGCAGCTTTTCGCCACAGACCTGGATCGGCTGGCATTTCTTCTTGAGACGGATGCTTCGCGCCACCTTGAGCTTCTTCTCGCACAGGCGGCCGAGCTTATTACCGAGGAACTGCCGGAAGATAAGCGGCCAAAATACATAACAAACTACATCGGCTCGAAACAGAAACTCGTCGATTGGATCTGGAAGAACACGCCGGAAGATGTCGGCTCCGTTCTTGATGCGTTCTGCGGCTCGGCTGTTGTGGCGTATATGTATAAGACCAAGGGTCTGTGCGTTCTGGCTAACGACCGGCTCCACTACTCATATCATGCCGCGCGTGCAATCATCGAAAATGACAGTGTACGCATAAGCCAGGATGAACTGGACGGGCTTCTGGCAGACAATCCGAAAGCTGGAACCTTCGTCCGCGACAACTTCAAGGGACTCTTCTTCGCCAGCGGCGTCCACGCAATTATCGATACCATCCGAGCCAACATCAACAAACTCGATGGCTTCAAAAAAGACATCGCGCTGTTTGCTCTGGGTAAGACCTGCCTCTCGGGTAAGGGCGGGTTCGGGCACTTCTCTTCGTCTACGAATTATGGCAAGTTCCAGGACTCGCCGGAGGAGTTCCGCAATCGATTCGCGGACAACATCGCCCGCATAAACGCCCTCATATTCAACAACGGCAAAGAGTGCAAGGCGTATCGGAAAGATATCAATGACGTGCTTTCCGATGCAAGGGTCGAACTGGCCTACTTCGATCCTCCTTACGCGACAGAGTTCTCGACAACCAACTACGAGAAAAGCTATCACTTCATCGAAGGCCTGATGACTTACTGGGATGGCCTTGAGATCAATACAGACTCGAAAACCCGTCATTACGAGACCGACCACAAGTCGGTCACGAAGGCAAATGCCAACGAGTTCTTCGGTACGTTTCTGGCCAACGCTAGGCACATTCCGAACTGGCTCATTTCATATCGTGACCATGCCTATCCCAACGAGAGCGAGATGAAAGGGATCATCTCGGTAAACGGCATGTCCAGCCGGATGCAGTCTCAGAAGCATCGTTACAGCATTTCATCGAAATATTCTGAGAACTCAGATGCGGTGGAGCGGTTGTTTATCTGTAGCCGCGCGAAAGAGATGAAACAGGCAGCGTCTGTACGTCCGGCATGCTCACAAATGCAGACACAGGCAGAATGGGATGAGACTGCAAACGAGATTCGCTATCGCGTGCGCGATCCCGAGCAGTTCCAGCCGGATAGTATTAGACGAAAAGCCCTCGAAGGCGTTGATGGCATCTCCATCATTACCGGCAGGCTTAAGGAAGAATTCGTTCCTGATGGCCACGACCCAAAATCCATGGTCCTTCAGTCTTACAGGTTCGCAAAGAAAACGGATGATAACGCCTATGGCTGGACGATGGAGAAGGCAAAGCAGTGGATTACCGAACACGAACTGGAAGCATCAAAGGCCGAGGTCCGCATCGAGGACAATATGCAGGCTCTGGCGGATGCGCCGTTTGCCGAAAGCCTTGATCTGCTTTCCTGCCAGGCAGGAACCGATGACCCCGTCAAAGTCACAGGCTTCATGGGAAACAAATACGTAATGCTCGGCTGGATTGAACGACAGGTTCCCAAGGATGCAAAGACCGTGCTTGATGCCTTCTCCGGTGGAGCCAATGTTGCATATCATTTGAAGCGCAGGGGCATGAAGGTCATCGCCAATGACCTGCTGCTCTATCCGTACCATATTGCGCGCGCCGTAGTGGAGAACTCTCACGAGACTCTTTCGAATGAGGATATCGAACGCATCCTTGCACCAAATTCCAATGCAGGCACGTTCATAGTCGACAATTTCCACGGCTACTACTACACCAAGAAAGTCCTGGCGTGGCTGGATCAGGTATGGTCGAACATCCAGAAGCTCTCCGGTTACAAGAAAGATTTGGCTCTTGCCGCACTCGGCAACACGGTGAAGGCGAAATCCATGTTCGGGCAGTTCCACCGCTCGAAGATCAACCTCAAAGCAGATATGGATGCTGACGCAGGTATCAAGGAAAACCAACTCGTAAGCATTCCAGTAACGCATATGGTCGAGAGCTTCAGGCGCTACGCCAGCCAGCTCAACAAGCTCGTTTTCGATAACGGTCAGGAATGCAAGGCATTCTGCGGGGATGCAGTGGAGGCAGTGCGCAAGTACGGTGCCGATGTGCTGTACCTCGACCCGCCTTACATCACGGAGTTTTCTAACAACGATTACGAATTTTCGCTGCACTTTGTCGAGGGTCTCATGAACCGCTGGGCGGATAAGGAACTCCTGAACGACAACCGCCGCAGCTACAAATCGCGCACGCATTACGACCGTGACAGTATCCGCTCCCTCATAGACAACCTTGCTTCCGAAGCGCGCGGCAAGTATGAGACCGTGATTATGTCCTACCGGGACCGCGCATTTCCCACAGAGAAAGAAATCAAGGACATGTTCGCCCAGCGATTTGGGCATGTCCGGGTCAGAGGAATGGACGTCGAATATGGCATTGTTCTGGGAAAAGGCAGCGAGGGAAAGACTGCCCGTGAACTGCTCTTCGTGGCGTCGAACAGTGGCCGTGTTCCGAAATCTACAGCAGCGTCGCTTGCAGCGAATTGTCACACATCCATTCCTGTGGAAGTGGCCATCTCCGGTGACAGTAGTCTTTCAGCGTCGGCCGTGGACATCAATCCCAACGCCGGTGATCCACAATTCGGCTTTATTATGTGCCGAGCGGGGACGAACAAGAATGGCGATCACTTTACAGCAGATGAACTAGCGTCACGCTACACAACGGCCATCAACAAGAAAATTGATCTAAAACACTCTCAGGATTTGACGGATATTGTCGGCGGCATCATTGCTTCCGAGTTTGTGGAGGATGAGACCGGCGGTCGGGTCGAGTGTGCTGGGGAGTTATATGTGGCCGACTCTCCCACTGCCGCCCTCGCTTACAAACTCATGAAACGCGGGATCATCGCGCAGGTCTCTATGGAATGCGACTACGAATCGGGCGAGTGTTCCGTCTGTGGCAAGAAGGTGACAAACAAAAGCGACTACTGCATCCATCTCCGAAAATCCAAGGGCGGCGAGTATCAGGGTAAGCCGGTCTTCGAGATTTTGCACGGTGTCACATTTACTGGCCTTGGACTTTTGGATCGTAAGGGTGCGGATGAGAACGCACGCATAACACAAGTTGCCTCGGACATGACGGGGCACACAACTTCAGGAGGCGACTCAGTGGACGATGATAAGAAAGACCAGTTGACAGACGAGCAGCGCGAAGAGGCTGCCAAGAAGAAGGACTCCGGCGGCGGGGGTGCTTCGATGGATGACAAGGCTCGGATAAAAGAGCTTGAAGACGAAAACAAGCAGCTCAAGCAGCAGGTTTCAGACATGCAGAAGCAGATTGCTGAACTTGAAGCCGAAAGCAAGGCTGTCGCAAACAAGTCTCGCGCCGCGAAACTCATAGACAAGCTCGAAAAGTCAGGCATGAGCTTCGCCTCTGACGATGAGCGCGAGAAGGAGCTGGGTCGCCTTTCTGAACTTTCGGACGATGCATTCGCTGCAACCGAAGCTGCATATGATCGTGCTATCAGCACAAAACCGGCTGATTCAAAGTCGTCTGAGGCAGACGGCGCGGGCGACAAAGGCAAATCTGAATCCAAATCGGATCAGACTGACAAGCAGATGCGGACTGACGCAGGTGTGCGCCCTCTTGATGTGGACGACAAAAAGACCAGCCTTGAGGACAAGCTGCGCGACGGGTTCATGGTCGCATATCGAGATCGCGTAGGCGCGGGTCAGAGCAAATAA
- a CDS encoding PIN domain-containing protein has product MDKVFLDANVLFSAAYRQDSRLTDLWSLDQVELVTSRLALEEARRNLAAHRPSALLRLEELCNVITIINISESSLPDEIDIADKDAPILAAALHAQCSHLVTGDCQHFGVFFGTSVHGVLVLTPAQYLNSRKSTQ; this is encoded by the coding sequence ATGGACAAGGTCTTTCTGGACGCCAACGTCCTTTTTTCAGCTGCATATCGTCAGGACTCACGCCTTACGGACTTGTGGTCACTGGACCAAGTCGAACTAGTGACATCACGTCTGGCACTGGAAGAAGCACGCCGCAACCTTGCCGCGCATAGACCAAGCGCCCTGCTTCGCCTGGAAGAACTCTGCAACGTAATTACGATTATAAACATCTCAGAATCATCGCTGCCCGATGAGATAGACATTGCAGACAAAGACGCTCCCATTTTGGCTGCCGCCCTGCACGCGCAATGTTCGCACCTCGTCACCGGCGACTGCCAGCACTTTGGAGTTTTTTTCGGAACCTCCGTGCACGGCGTTCTAGTACTCACACCCGCACAGTACCTGAACAGCCGCAAGTCAACGCAATAG
- a CDS encoding AbrB/MazE/SpoVT family DNA-binding domain-containing protein, with the protein MSKLQTQETSKVGKRGTVVIPAKLRKRFGITEGSLVIAEETGDGVLIRPAVALPIESYSPERIAEFILSNAIDSADYASAVEEVKRMRLDPENIPHKKPE; encoded by the coding sequence ATGAGCAAACTACAGACTCAAGAAACCAGTAAAGTCGGCAAACGTGGCACAGTTGTTATTCCGGCAAAGCTGAGGAAGCGCTTCGGGATCACCGAAGGCTCACTAGTTATTGCCGAAGAAACCGGCGACGGCGTTCTGATACGCCCGGCTGTTGCGCTTCCCATAGAGAGCTATTCCCCTGAAAGGATCGCTGAGTTCATTTTGTCCAATGCGATTGACTCGGCTGACTATGCATCGGCTGTTGAAGAGGTAAAGCGAATGCGCCTTGACCCTGAAAACATACCTCACAAAAAGCCGGAGTAA
- a CDS encoding phage tail protein produces MDVTMPQSLYQNWQFAIEINGFDVALFRKGQEPKTEFEEVAFSPAGSMFDQKVAGRVKFDDITLEKGVLANGSDEAARDWVKLQTNVNLNTGALPDQYMRDIDIVRYDRSGNETRRWTLHGAWIKTLEYDELEGGSSDNTIEKISITYQYWS; encoded by the coding sequence GTGGATGTGACTATGCCTCAAAGCCTTTACCAGAACTGGCAGTTTGCAATTGAGATAAACGGCTTTGATGTCGCTCTTTTTCGAAAAGGCCAGGAACCCAAGACTGAGTTCGAGGAAGTTGCATTTTCACCCGCTGGCTCGATGTTCGACCAGAAAGTCGCGGGCCGAGTGAAGTTCGACGATATTACCCTCGAAAAGGGCGTGCTTGCAAACGGCTCAGACGAAGCTGCGCGCGACTGGGTGAAGCTTCAGACCAATGTGAACCTCAATACCGGTGCGCTGCCGGATCAGTATATGAGGGATATCGACATCGTTCGCTACGACCGGTCCGGAAACGAGACCCGCCGCTGGACTCTGCATGGTGCGTGGATTAAGACTCTCGAATATGACGAACTCGAGGGCGGCAGTTCTGACAACACTATCGAGAAGATCAGCATAACCTATCAATATTGGAGTTAG
- a CDS encoding HK97-fold major capsid protein, translating to METKIDVHSQQYMEAMARLMSEALESPDGMRALAAAIADPIEQEIKRKEITSLLLTQHTLPKGERPIYQKKPKVKAYWISTEGEAREQELGLEEVEFPTNRLHSTPMVDIGVLKNGNIGTLMDIQTSAADQIRKELDRRTLTVLSAAVPAANTIEVTGGKLTDDALNEAISIIEDLELSVKYIVMRGRLFNDMRDWDLDPETRAELRTKGVIKNYGTGGIMLTASAEMDEILLVPDEEIGKMPVRESLKTEAIEQKTRFKTGWLVWSEIGQGVTRPDILAKIKILA from the coding sequence GTGGAAACGAAAATAGATGTGCATAGCCAGCAATATATGGAGGCCATGGCTCGCCTCATGAGCGAGGCATTGGAGTCTCCTGATGGGATGCGTGCTCTTGCAGCGGCAATTGCCGATCCAATCGAGCAGGAAATAAAGCGTAAGGAGATTACGTCGCTCCTCCTCACTCAGCACACTTTGCCTAAGGGCGAACGGCCAATCTATCAGAAAAAGCCCAAGGTTAAGGCTTATTGGATAAGCACAGAAGGTGAGGCGCGAGAGCAGGAGCTTGGGCTTGAGGAAGTCGAGTTCCCTACAAATCGACTTCATTCTACGCCTATGGTTGACATTGGCGTGCTCAAGAATGGCAACATCGGCACGCTTATGGACATCCAGACATCTGCAGCCGACCAGATTCGAAAAGAGCTGGACAGGCGCACGCTCACCGTGCTTTCGGCTGCGGTTCCTGCCGCAAACACCATTGAGGTCACGGGCGGCAAGCTCACCGATGATGCCTTGAACGAAGCCATTTCGATAATCGAGGACCTTGAGCTCTCGGTTAAATACATCGTCATGCGAGGACGGCTGTTCAACGATATGCGCGACTGGGACCTCGACCCGGAGACCCGTGCAGAACTGCGGACCAAGGGTGTCATTAAGAACTACGGCACCGGTGGCATTATGCTTACCGCGTCGGCTGAGATGGACGAGATTCTGCTTGTGCCGGATGAGGAGATCGGAAAGATGCCTGTGCGTGAGTCACTTAAGACTGAGGCAATCGAGCAGAAGACGCGCTTTAAGACCGGGTGGCTCGTATGGTCTGAAATCGGTCAGGGAGTAACTCGGCCCGACATTCTCGCCAAAATCAAGATTCTTGCGTAA
- a CDS encoding phage tail sheath C-terminal domain-containing protein — MTSYLSPGVYTRETDFSFYVKQISTSSCGMVGIAQKGPINQPILVTSWEQFVRSFGSYIQDGYLAYAARLFFDNGGQVLYVNRVAHYESGSLAAKKSLVTLKNRRSVAGTLSTGALGIDRIVWTAKTAGAAGNNITIALVATGNDTPLSVEVTGQAITVHLATDSSGDVTSTAADVITAVTEHIGASALAGAVSTDSGIVTPAAVSNLTGGQDSQDTLTISAINEGAWGDDISIEVLDGTVDPAAEFDIIVRYKGEAVEMFRNLGVDESKSNHIELIVNERSDYITVEDLAPASNGAMDRPAVGSSVLTGGDDGLTGISDTDYIGESSRHTGVYAFDEIDALNILAIPGVTTAPVIAGGISYAESRKDLLFIAETPIHLEPAEAVEFRKGEGTYTHAAFDSSYAALYYPWLEITDPLTSKSKVIPPTGAVAGCIARSDQKSDVWNAPAGIDRGRIYGVVSLSYNTSRAERDVLYPEGINVIASFPDTGIDIWGQKTLQSQSSATDRINVRRLMMYIEEAISQSARFVVFEPNNSFTWRALVRFITPFLQNIKSRGGFYDFRVQCDGETNTAAMIDQNQLVCRIFVKPTRTAEFVELSFVLTATGANFTEVL; from the coding sequence ATGACATCATACCTTTCACCCGGGGTTTACACTCGGGAAACGGATTTCAGCTTCTACGTGAAGCAAATCTCGACATCCTCGTGTGGGATGGTCGGTATCGCTCAGAAAGGTCCCATCAACCAGCCTATACTGGTCACAAGTTGGGAGCAGTTCGTGCGCAGCTTTGGTTCATACATTCAGGATGGATACCTCGCCTATGCTGCGCGGCTCTTCTTCGATAACGGTGGGCAGGTTCTTTACGTGAACCGTGTGGCTCATTACGAGAGCGGCAGTCTGGCTGCGAAGAAGTCGTTGGTCACGCTCAAGAATAGACGATCCGTCGCCGGAACACTTTCTACCGGCGCACTCGGAATTGACAGAATTGTCTGGACTGCGAAAACGGCTGGCGCAGCGGGGAACAACATAACCATTGCGCTGGTCGCAACCGGCAATGATACACCGCTTTCGGTCGAGGTAACCGGCCAGGCAATCACAGTTCATCTTGCCACGGATAGTTCCGGGGATGTTACAAGCACAGCCGCAGACGTAATCACGGCTGTCACCGAACATATCGGCGCTTCGGCTCTGGCTGGAGCGGTGTCGACAGATAGTGGGATTGTTACCCCGGCCGCCGTCTCCAATCTCACTGGCGGACAGGATTCACAGGATACTCTGACAATCAGTGCGATAAACGAGGGTGCCTGGGGCGATGATATAAGCATCGAGGTTCTGGATGGAACGGTCGACCCAGCCGCAGAGTTCGACATCATAGTTCGATACAAGGGCGAGGCTGTCGAAATGTTCAGAAACCTTGGCGTGGATGAGTCAAAGTCCAATCACATTGAACTTATCGTGAATGAACGCTCCGATTACATCACTGTGGAGGACCTTGCACCGGCATCCAATGGCGCGATGGATCGTCCTGCGGTAGGCTCGTCAGTTCTTACTGGTGGTGATGACGGTCTCACTGGTATCAGCGATACCGACTACATCGGTGAATCGTCCAGGCATACCGGGGTCTATGCTTTTGATGAAATAGATGCTCTCAATATTCTGGCAATCCCCGGTGTCACAACCGCACCTGTGATAGCAGGTGGAATCTCCTACGCCGAGTCTAGAAAAGACCTGCTGTTTATAGCAGAAACTCCAATACATCTCGAACCTGCCGAAGCAGTGGAGTTTCGCAAGGGCGAGGGAACTTACACTCACGCGGCGTTCGACTCTTCGTACGCCGCGCTTTATTATCCCTGGCTGGAAATAACTGACCCACTCACAAGTAAGAGTAAGGTCATACCTCCGACCGGCGCTGTCGCAGGATGCATCGCCCGCTCTGACCAAAAGAGCGACGTATGGAATGCACCGGCTGGAATAGACCGTGGCCGGATATATGGAGTGGTTTCTCTCTCGTATAACACCAGCCGTGCCGAACGCGACGTGCTGTATCCAGAGGGAATCAATGTCATAGCATCCTTCCCAGATACCGGAATCGACATCTGGGGACAAAAGACTCTGCAGTCTCAATCGTCGGCAACAGATCGTATCAACGTTCGCCGCCTGATGATGTATATCGAAGAGGCTATCTCGCAGTCTGCACGATTCGTAGTCTTTGAACCCAACAACTCCTTCACGTGGCGGGCGCTGGTCAGGTTCATTACTCCATTCCTGCAGAATATCAAGAGCAGGGGTGGATTCTACGATTTTCGTGTTCAGTGCGATGGTGAGACCAACACTGCCGCGATGATTGACCAGAACCAACTGGTCTGCCGGATATTTGTGAAGCCAACCAGGACTGCCGAGTTCGTGGAACTCAGTTTCGTTCTTACCGCCACCGGCGCGAACTTCACGGAGGTGCTCTAG